The proteins below are encoded in one region of Lactuca sativa cultivar Salinas chromosome 3, Lsat_Salinas_v11, whole genome shotgun sequence:
- the LOC111909874 gene encoding basic leucine zipper 43: MQANELTDSHYLLPPNPDLDHDTTYLTMNLYNSPIMQFNLNTPSNPFYNLHMNPQYHEINPYFSDEADDRQQRNLINERKQRRMISNRESARRSRMRKQKHLDELWSQVIWLRNENHQLVDKLNKFSGTHDRVLQENAQLKEEASELREMINKLQLNGTYPSLMDLDDINSNALYLRTESSNPSISISSSSEFF, translated from the coding sequence ATGCAAGCCAACGAGCTTACTGATTCCCACTACCTTCTTCCTCCAAACCCAGATCTCGATCATGACACAACATACTTAACCATGAACCTATACAACTCACCAATCATGCAATTCAATCTCAACACACCCTCAAACCCATTCTACAATCTTCACATGAACCCCCAATATCATGAAATTAACCCGTATTTTTCCGATGAAGCAGATGATCGACAACAGAGAAACCTCATCAATGAAAGGAAGCAAAGGAGAATGATATCTAATAGAGAGTCAGCTCGTAGGTCACGCATGCGAAAACAGAAGCATTTAGATGAACTTTGGTCGCAGGTGATTTGGCTTCGTAATGAAAATCATCAACTTGTTGACAAATTGAATAAATTTTCAGGGACACATGATCGAGTTCTTCAAGAGAATGCTCAGCTTAAAGAGGAAGCTTCAGAGCTTCGTGAAATGATCAACAAGTTGCAGCTTAATGGAACTTATCCTAGTTTGATGGACTTAGATGATATCAATAGCAACGCGCTTTACCTTAGAACTGAATCTTCAAACCCTTCGATCTCTATCTCAAGTTCCTCGGAGTTCTTCTAG
- the LOC111909876 gene encoding uncharacterized protein LOC111909876, whose protein sequence is MAHISKTQFLHQQSDESEHHILQEDEGISSEQTLDNTMTNCFTLVEDDDLVNVEEEEEEDVPYTFNFDPFSPLNSSFFVPSSSSSFCYHHQHHHNHQVKSNSNSCSCCSSESESESSSEFPDSTVYPDCLYGDDEEYDQMDFITDLFDSRGDTELVSRRFSSTDVGISVSEGSPIDDDNDDFVSSNIDHLGFEGGGLRVVGIESDSDTEELGQVNDRFQPSEPNLERFWDCSSIEREEAEATSRVDERDGLSSVIDRIEEISVSSEISSEGDAAVGVLEWEILLAVNNLERDLEFETEGGEGFVYTAEFDTLIGQFVETVRALRGSPPASKSIVDNLPLVTLKTNKDSKQEDDNVICAVCKDEISIEEKVTELPCRHHYHGDCILPWLNIRNTCPVCRFELPTDDVEYERSKNRLDVVVDDDDDVELRVGYGFQLSP, encoded by the coding sequence ATGGCACACATTTCAAAAACCCAATTTCTACATCAACAATCGGATGAATCAGAGCACCATATACTCCAAGAAGATGAAGGAATTTCATCTGAACAAACCCTAGACAACACCATGACTAACTGCTTTACTTTGGTTGAAGACGATGATCTCGTGAACgtggaggaggaagaagaagaagacgttCCTTACACCTTCAATTTCGATCCGTTTTCTCCGCTCAATTCATCGTTTTTCGTTCCTTCATCTTCCTCGTCCTTTTGTTATCACCACCAACATCATCATAATCACCAGGTAAAATCGAATTCAAATTCATGTTCGTGTTGCTCATCTGAATCGGAATCAGAATCCTCATCCGAATTTCCGGATTCAACTGTTTATCCGGATTGTTTGTATGGTGACGATGAAGAATACGACCAAATGGATTTCATCACCGATTTGTTCGACTCTCGTGGAGATACCGAACTTGTTTCTCGCCGGTTTTCGAGCACTGATGTTGGAATCAGCGTTTCTGAAGGTAGTCCGATTGATGACGACAACGATGATTTCGTTTCCAGTAATATCGACCATCTAGGGTTTGAAGGCGGCGGTTTAAGAGTCGTCGGAATCGAATCGGACTCAGATACAGAAGAATTAGGTCAAGTTAACGATAGATTTCAACCCAGTGAACCGAATCTCGAACGTTTCTGGGATTGTTCATCTATCGAGAGAGAAGAAGCAGAAGCGACTTCTAGGGTTGACGAGAGAGACGGATTGAGTTCCGTGATTGATAGAATCGAAGAGATTTCCGTTTCATCTGAAATTTCCTCAGAAGGAGACGCCGCCGTTGGGGTTTTGGAATGGGAGATCCTTCTAGCTGTCAACAACCTTGAAAGAGACCTCGAATTTGAAACCGAAGGAGGTGAGGGTTTTGTTTACACAGCTGAATTCGATACTCTAATTGGTCAATTCGTGGAGACTGTTAGAGCTTTAAGAGGTAGTCCTCCTGCGTCCAAATCCATCGTGGATAATCTGCCATTGGTGACCTTAAAGACCAACAAAGATTCAAAACAAGAAGACGACAATGTCATCTGTGCAGTTTGTAAAGATGAAATTTCGATTGAAGAGAAAGTGACAGAGCTTCCATGTCGTCATCATTACCATGGTGACTGCATCCTGCCATGGTTAAACATTCGTAACACATGCCCTGTTTGCCGATTTGAGTTGCCTACAGACGATGTTGAGTATGAGAGAAGCAAGAACAGAttggatgttgttgttgatgatgatgatgatgttgagcTTCGAGTTGGGTATGGTTTTCAACTTTCACCTtga